In a genomic window of Streptomyces katrae:
- a CDS encoding acyltransferase domain-containing protein — MRIASDTDHWKQDLHYYLTCALAGATSGHAEYHYMDWLDAWRKRWIAAREAADRDAETAEEAALHEKMLTALRFHARTERALRKLVRQWTRADRQALTACDIREALGLGEEFRDWTEALENVQGTVLVPEIPEDDELIALMEELGIPREDHADIAAAAEALTAVGSPWLWLLERTLALLRSRMGRSFNMPVAPVMPDHGLEGWWFYTVVFLAAAPSVRVFHLVNKVPKEISAASLGILGEKISLYRTGSGYGGLVQHDFVAAVFCGRVYRLEQLDCVAWNERVEVLVPHTAQPLTTVPDQAWADRVHAFLRRLPQEYGEGVQWDLGSFTVKVGGWLLDHALDEYLPEDHELRQFTAALAPSTRTPDPYPVQEPNALTAGDRDAIKHAFGRYVYDLADALSLTPQTDVQHAVIAHLQAGRHWSLPAAGHRIHSEARAKTVGTPAVRPSREIPVVDWRDQPTAEAAWQAYLNGNEIRQDAYGIFSPQHLMRCQRDTALKILRSEGYDIPWPPQPAKTRDTWLGDWGGAWMPADVLAALHTVPEDAAQRAWYQGAKEALDIAWDMHLLWTTDVF; from the coding sequence GTGAGGATCGCTTCGGACACCGACCACTGGAAGCAAGATCTCCACTACTACCTCACCTGCGCCCTCGCCGGCGCCACTTCGGGCCACGCCGAGTACCACTACATGGACTGGCTGGACGCATGGCGCAAGCGGTGGATCGCCGCGCGTGAGGCAGCCGACCGGGACGCGGAGACAGCCGAAGAGGCCGCCCTCCACGAGAAGATGCTGACCGCGCTTCGTTTCCATGCCCGTACGGAGCGGGCGCTGCGGAAGCTGGTGCGCCAGTGGACGCGGGCGGACCGCCAGGCGCTCACGGCTTGCGACATCAGGGAGGCCCTGGGCCTGGGCGAGGAGTTCCGGGACTGGACCGAGGCGCTGGAGAACGTGCAGGGCACCGTCCTGGTTCCTGAGATACCCGAGGACGACGAACTGATCGCCTTGATGGAGGAACTGGGAATCCCCCGGGAAGACCACGCCGACATCGCGGCCGCCGCCGAGGCCCTGACCGCCGTCGGCTCGCCGTGGCTGTGGCTGCTGGAGCGGACGCTCGCGCTGCTCCGGTCCCGGATGGGCCGCAGCTTCAACATGCCCGTCGCTCCGGTCATGCCCGACCACGGCCTCGAAGGCTGGTGGTTCTACACCGTGGTCTTCCTGGCCGCGGCCCCTTCCGTGCGGGTCTTCCACCTTGTCAACAAGGTACCGAAGGAGATCTCGGCGGCGAGTCTGGGGATCCTCGGCGAGAAGATCTCCCTCTACCGGACGGGGTCCGGGTACGGCGGACTGGTCCAGCACGACTTCGTGGCGGCCGTCTTCTGCGGGCGTGTCTACCGGCTGGAACAACTCGATTGCGTGGCGTGGAACGAGCGGGTGGAGGTGTTGGTCCCCCACACGGCGCAGCCGCTGACGACCGTGCCGGACCAGGCCTGGGCGGACCGCGTCCACGCGTTCCTGCGCCGCCTTCCGCAGGAGTACGGGGAGGGCGTCCAGTGGGACCTGGGGTCGTTCACCGTCAAGGTCGGGGGCTGGCTGCTCGACCACGCCCTGGACGAGTACCTGCCCGAGGACCACGAACTGCGCCAGTTCACCGCCGCACTCGCCCCCTCCACCCGCACCCCCGACCCCTACCCCGTCCAGGAACCGAACGCGCTGACCGCAGGCGACCGCGATGCGATCAAACACGCCTTCGGACGCTACGTGTACGACCTGGCCGACGCGTTGTCCCTCACCCCGCAGACCGACGTCCAGCACGCCGTGATCGCCCACCTCCAAGCCGGCCGCCATTGGAGCCTGCCCGCGGCCGGGCACCGGATCCACTCGGAGGCGCGCGCGAAGACCGTCGGCACGCCGGCTGTACGGCCCTCCAGGGAGATCCCCGTGGTCGATTGGCGCGACCAGCCCACAGCGGAGGCGGCATGGCAGGCCTACCTGAACGGGAACGAAATCCGTCAGGATGCTTACGGGATCTTCTCCCCGCAACACCTGATGAGGTGTCAACGCGATACCGCTCTGAAGATTCTCCGGAGCGAGGGCTACGACATCCCGTGGCCCCCGCAACCCGCCAAGACGCGGGACACCTGGCTGGGCGACTGGGGCGGAGCATGGATGCCGGCCGATGTGCTCGCGGCCCTTCACACCGTGCCGGAGGACGCCGCACAACGCGCGTGGTATCAGGGAGCGAAGGAAGCCCTGGACATCGCATGGGATATGCACCTCCTTTGGACCACCGATGTGTTCTGA
- a CDS encoding glycosyltransferase family 2 protein, translating to MSTETKRSVDVVVLTMNDRDAEFRTAMASVLGQQGVDLRVVIVGNGVEPDYVPDGVGTVVLAENTGIPQGRNVGAGALADGGGAEFVLFFDNDAILPDPQILARLIAEFDRHPQAAYVQPRIADPITGLTLGRWVPRLRSGDARRSGVVTVMAEGIVLVRRADFEAVGGWPGHFFLFHEGVDLSWRLWDLGRIGWYAGDIEVHHPATNPARHGPFYRMVARNRVWVALRRLPAPLIPVYLTAWGLICLWRFRASGNLNVLAKGFAEGLRGGAGERRPMSWRTVWRLTRASRPPIV from the coding sequence GTGAGCACGGAAACCAAGCGCAGCGTCGACGTGGTCGTGCTCACGATGAACGACCGGGATGCGGAATTCCGTACGGCGATGGCGTCGGTGCTGGGCCAACAGGGGGTGGATCTTCGGGTCGTCATCGTCGGCAATGGGGTGGAACCGGACTACGTTCCTGACGGCGTGGGCACGGTGGTGCTGGCGGAGAACACGGGTATCCCACAGGGCCGTAACGTCGGCGCTGGGGCCTTGGCCGACGGCGGCGGGGCCGAGTTCGTGCTGTTCTTCGACAACGACGCGATCCTGCCGGACCCGCAGATCCTCGCTCGGCTGATCGCCGAGTTCGACCGACACCCGCAGGCCGCCTACGTGCAGCCCCGCATCGCCGACCCGATCACCGGCCTGACCCTGGGACGCTGGGTACCCAGGCTCCGCTCGGGGGATGCCCGCCGCTCGGGAGTTGTCACTGTCATGGCGGAGGGCATCGTCCTGGTCCGCCGGGCGGACTTCGAGGCTGTGGGCGGCTGGCCCGGGCACTTTTTCCTCTTCCACGAGGGCGTGGACCTGTCCTGGCGGCTCTGGGACCTGGGGCGGATCGGCTGGTACGCCGGGGACATCGAGGTGCATCACCCGGCGACGAACCCGGCCCGGCACGGGCCGTTCTACCGGATGGTGGCCCGCAACCGGGTCTGGGTCGCGCTCCGGCGTCTGCCCGCCCCCCTCATCCCCGTCTACCTGACTGCCTGGGGCCTGATCTGCCTCTGGCGGTTCCGGGCCTCCGGCAACCTGAACGTGCTTGCGAAGGGGTTCGCCGAGGGGCTGCGTGGCGGGGCGGGGGAGCGGCGGCCGATGTCGTGGCGCACGGTTTGGCGGCTGACGCGCGCCAGCAGACCCCCCATCGTCTGA
- a CDS encoding Kelch repeat-containing protein, with the protein MPPTAATNGNVWTTPPSLPAPQAALASAAAPCPPGQSGTCVYALGGVGATPGAVGTVMSYNRLTNAWSKLPSLPTSRSALTAASAPCPSGRAGTCVYAIGGYNGSVLATVESYNPATIAWSPVASMTTSHMDLSSAAAPCPRGQTGTCVYAVGGSVSGGVTASVESFNPVTNAWTTLPSMPTPRSGLAAASAACPPGETGTCVYAVGDFGAGGAAVGTLEALDPPATLD; encoded by the coding sequence ATGCCGCCGACGGCCGCCACCAACGGGAACGTGTGGACCACACCGCCTTCCCTACCCGCACCCCAGGCCGCTCTGGCCTCGGCGGCCGCGCCCTGCCCTCCGGGGCAGTCCGGCACCTGCGTCTACGCACTCGGCGGTGTTGGCGCGACACCTGGCGCCGTGGGCACCGTGATGTCCTACAACCGGCTCACCAACGCCTGGTCGAAGCTCCCGTCACTCCCCACCTCCCGGTCCGCCTTGACCGCGGCATCCGCGCCCTGCCCTTCAGGCCGAGCCGGCACCTGCGTCTACGCCATCGGCGGGTACAACGGCAGCGTCCTGGCCACGGTGGAGTCGTACAACCCCGCCACCATCGCCTGGAGCCCTGTCGCCTCGATGACCACCTCACACATGGACCTGTCGTCGGCGGCTGCCCCCTGCCCGCGAGGGCAGACCGGTACCTGCGTCTATGCCGTCGGCGGTAGCGTGAGTGGCGGCGTGACAGCATCGGTGGAGTCGTTCAACCCGGTTACGAATGCCTGGACGACACTGCCATCGATGCCCACGCCCCGCAGCGGTCTGGCAGCCGCAAGCGCCGCGTGCCCGCCGGGCGAGACCGGCACCTGTGTTTACGCTGTGGGCGACTTCGGTGCCGGGGGCGCCGCCGTCGGCACGCTGGAAGCCCTGGACCCACCTGCGACCCTCGACTGA